One window of the Candidatus Saccharibacteria bacterium genome contains the following:
- the ligA gene encoding NAD-dependent DNA ligase LigA, with amino-acid sequence MPSTPPAPIVERVKKLRELINDYRYHYHVLDESTMSEAAADSLKHELSQLEETYPELITQDSPTQRVAGAVLDGFQKVTHRVPMMSLQDVFNREEVSAWIKRTDKLLPGGAHEFFCDVKMDGLACALIYEDGLLVQAVTRGDSRVGEDVTMNVRTISNVPLRLRNEVKFNTFLQGRTEIRGEIIMTKAEFAALNERQLAEGKPAFANPRNLAAGTIRQLDPRLVAERPLSFRGYDMLRENPADIPTYRYAYHAMTALGIACNADAPVLTGLDAVMKYADEWDTKRHDLPFNTDGLVVKVNDRARYAELGMVGKTPRGAVAYKYAAEEATTVVKDIVISIGRTGAATPVAVFDPVHVAGTTVQHASLHNADEIARLDIRRGDTVIIYKAGDIIPQVERVLTELRPKDARQIDYEAELARQYPELEFERPAGEVVYRVKGSNSDLILKRSLEHFASKGALDIDTLGEKNVVALVDSGLVKDLADIYTIRVQDLLQLDRFADISAQKLVEAIAAKRTPPLERFVYGLGIRHVGIQTAIDLVAHFGSLEKLSFATLEELEAVGGVGVVVAESIAAWFADEDNLELLTKFKASGVEPHYEVKSGKLAGQNFVVTGTLEAMSRDEAAERIRAQGGSFQTAVAKDTTYLVAGGKVGASKLKKAQAYGTQIIDEATFLALL; translated from the coding sequence ATGCCTAGTACGCCTCCCGCGCCTATCGTAGAGCGAGTTAAGAAGCTACGGGAGCTCATTAATGACTATCGATACCACTACCATGTTCTAGACGAATCTACTATGAGCGAGGCAGCGGCCGATAGTTTGAAGCATGAGCTTTCCCAGCTAGAGGAAACATATCCCGAGCTAATCACCCAAGACAGCCCTACCCAGCGCGTCGCTGGGGCAGTGCTCGATGGCTTTCAAAAGGTGACGCACCGAGTACCCATGATGAGCCTGCAAGATGTTTTTAACCGCGAGGAAGTTTCGGCATGGATAAAGCGAACCGATAAACTGCTGCCTGGCGGAGCGCACGAGTTTTTTTGTGATGTTAAGATGGACGGGCTTGCTTGCGCGCTCATCTACGAAGACGGCTTGCTTGTGCAGGCGGTGACGAGGGGAGATAGCCGGGTTGGCGAAGACGTCACTATGAACGTGCGGACAATTTCCAACGTTCCACTTCGACTGCGAAATGAAGTGAAATTCAACACTTTTCTCCAGGGGCGCACGGAAATCCGCGGTGAAATCATCATGACCAAGGCCGAGTTTGCAGCGCTCAATGAACGTCAGCTAGCAGAGGGTAAACCAGCGTTTGCCAACCCTCGAAATCTTGCGGCTGGTACAATTCGCCAGCTCGATCCGCGTCTTGTTGCTGAACGGCCACTGAGCTTTCGTGGCTACGATATGCTACGTGAAAATCCCGCAGATATTCCAACGTACCGCTATGCCTACCATGCTATGACCGCACTCGGCATAGCCTGTAATGCCGATGCTCCAGTCTTGACTGGGCTTGATGCGGTGATGAAGTATGCCGATGAATGGGACACAAAGCGTCATGACCTGCCGTTTAACACCGACGGCTTAGTTGTGAAGGTCAATGATCGGGCGCGCTATGCCGAGCTTGGCATGGTAGGCAAAACTCCTCGCGGTGCCGTGGCCTACAAATATGCTGCCGAAGAAGCGACAACGGTAGTGAAAGACATCGTCATTTCTATTGGCCGGACTGGTGCAGCGACACCGGTAGCCGTTTTTGACCCCGTGCATGTAGCCGGGACTACCGTACAACACGCCAGTCTTCATAACGCTGACGAAATTGCCCGGCTTGATATTCGCCGCGGCGATACGGTCATTATCTACAAAGCTGGTGATATCATTCCCCAGGTTGAACGCGTTTTGACAGAGCTACGTCCTAAGGACGCCCGGCAAATTGACTACGAGGCCGAGCTAGCCCGACAGTATCCAGAGCTTGAGTTTGAACGGCCAGCTGGCGAGGTCGTTTACCGGGTTAAAGGATCAAACTCTGACCTCATACTAAAACGCAGTCTAGAACACTTTGCCAGTAAAGGCGCGCTAGACATTGACACTTTGGGTGAAAAAAATGTCGTCGCTCTCGTTGACTCTGGTCTGGTGAAAGACCTAGCGGATATTTATACTATTCGCGTCCAGGACTTACTTCAGCTAGACCGCTTTGCCGACATTTCTGCTCAAAAACTTGTTGAGGCTATAGCCGCCAAGCGTACGCCGCCTCTTGAAAGATTTGTCTACGGGCTTGGCATACGCCACGTTGGTATCCAAACAGCCATTGACCTAGTTGCGCACTTTGGCTCGCTAGAAAAACTATCTTTTGCAACGCTAGAGGAGCTAGAGGCCGTTGGCGGTGTGGGTGTCGTCGTAGCAGAAAGTATTGCGGCCTGGTTCGCAGACGAAGACAACCTTGAATTGCTTACCAAGTTCAAAGCTTCAGGGGTAGAACCACACTACGAAGTGAAATCTGGCAAACTCGCTGGTCAAAATTTTGTGGTGACCGGTACGCTCGAAGCCATGAGCCGCGACGAAGCGGCCGAGCGCATTCGCGCCCAAGGTGGTTCGTTCCAAACTGCTGTCGCAAAAGACACAACCTACCTGGTAGCAGGCGGCAAAGTTGGCGCAAGTAAGCTCAAAAAAGCCCAAGCCTACGGTACGCAGATTATCGACGAAGCAACATTTCTGGCTCTGCTCTAG